In Nostoc sp. CENA543, a single genomic region encodes these proteins:
- a CDS encoding YbhB/YbcL family Raf kinase inhibitor-like protein, which translates to MKLISDSFSANSMIPIKFSCEGAGISPSLKWEDAPQETQSFALIVDDPDAPNRTFVHWVLYDLPHYTHNLPEAIPHTPILDGNGIQGKNDADQFGYFPPCPPQGTHRYFFKLYALNRFLGLDYGATKAEVEAAMSGHILATAELIGKYQKHR; encoded by the coding sequence ATGAAACTAATAAGTGACAGCTTTTCCGCTAATAGTATGATTCCCATCAAATTTTCATGTGAAGGTGCAGGTATTTCTCCTTCCTTAAAATGGGAAGATGCACCGCAAGAAACCCAGAGTTTTGCTTTAATTGTTGATGATCCCGATGCGCCAAATAGAACTTTTGTTCATTGGGTTCTCTACGATTTGCCCCATTACACTCACAATTTACCAGAAGCAATTCCCCACACACCCATATTAGATGGTAATGGTATTCAAGGGAAAAATGATGCTGATCAATTTGGTTATTTTCCCCCATGTCCCCCACAAGGAACTCATCGTTACTTTTTTAAACTTTATGCCCTTAATAGGTTTTTAGGGTTAGATTATGGTGCAACCAAAGCAGAAGTAGAAGCTGCTATGTCAGGTCATATTTTAGCGACAGCAGAATTAATCGGAAAGTATCAAAAACATCGCTAA
- a CDS encoding DUF2267 domain-containing protein has protein sequence MTMTGLDVFDTTVQNTIPWVNELCNKLGWENKHKVFQALRATLHALRDRLTIEEASHLGAQLPILLGGFYYENWRPGAAPIKDRTKDAFLQHIRDYFRTSDPNIDAETVVRAVFKLLSERVTRGEITDVINMMPPTLRELWPEEVRA, from the coding sequence ATGACAATGACAGGGCTAGATGTCTTTGACACAACTGTGCAGAATACGATTCCTTGGGTGAATGAATTATGCAATAAGTTGGGTTGGGAGAATAAACATAAAGTGTTTCAGGCATTAAGGGCGACCTTGCACGCTTTGCGCGATCGCCTGACAATAGAAGAAGCTTCCCATTTAGGCGCGCAGTTACCCATCCTACTAGGGGGATTTTACTACGAAAACTGGCGACCTGGAGCAGCACCGATCAAAGATAGAACTAAGGACGCATTTTTGCAACATATCCGCGATTACTTCCGCACTTCCGACCCTAATATTGATGCGGAGACGGTTGTGCGCGCTGTTTTTAAACTTTTGTCTGAGAGGGTAACTAGAGGCGAAATTACAGATGTAATTAATATGATGCCACCAACATTGCGAGAACTTTGGCCAGAAGAGGTGCGTGCTTAA
- a CDS encoding RsmB/NOP family class I SAM-dependent RNA methyltransferase, whose protein sequence is MEKPSNLLLKLTRRLFENLDNQEKFIEALIAPQSFNPCILWCQKQPENPPFSVTSPLNWQPQFINRLQLGEKPGQHPLHHQGYFYCLDFSSVFAAAVLLAIPQPVRLVFDMCAAPGGKSIFAWQALQPNLIICNEVIGKRLGMLISNLKRCQISPSIVMNRDSRIFAESITATCDLVLVDAPCTGQSLLAKGEKAPGCFHPTAINKSANRQKRIIANSAKLVAPQGYLAYMTCTYSLEENEQVCEWFLSKFPQFQPVKVSHLQDYQSQLTNIPCYRLFPQDRLGAGAFTVLFQNTDAGERQVLNMDVLNDLGIIFQEGSGL, encoded by the coding sequence ATGGAAAAACCATCAAATTTATTATTGAAACTTACACGCCGTTTGTTTGAAAACCTTGATAATCAAGAAAAATTTATTGAAGCGTTAATTGCTCCTCAATCTTTTAATCCCTGTATACTTTGGTGTCAGAAACAACCAGAAAACCCACCATTTTCAGTGACATCACCATTGAATTGGCAACCACAATTTATCAATCGTTTACAATTAGGAGAAAAACCAGGTCAACATCCTTTACATCATCAAGGATATTTTTACTGTTTAGACTTTTCTTCTGTATTCGCTGCTGCTGTCTTATTAGCAATCCCTCAGCCAGTTAGATTAGTGTTTGATATGTGCGCTGCACCAGGAGGGAAAAGTATATTTGCTTGGCAAGCTTTGCAACCAAATTTAATTATTTGTAATGAAGTAATTGGCAAAAGGTTAGGAATGTTGATATCTAACTTAAAGCGTTGCCAGATTAGTCCTAGTATAGTGATGAATCGAGATTCTAGGATATTTGCAGAAAGTATTACTGCAACTTGTGATTTGGTATTGGTTGATGCTCCTTGTACGGGACAATCTCTATTAGCTAAAGGTGAAAAAGCACCAGGATGTTTTCATCCTACGGCTATTAATAAAAGTGCTAATCGGCAAAAAAGAATCATTGCTAACTCTGCAAAACTAGTTGCACCGCAGGGTTATTTGGCTTATATGACTTGCACCTATTCGCTGGAGGAAAATGAGCAGGTTTGTGAGTGGTTTTTGTCTAAATTCCCACAGTTTCAACCAGTGAAAGTTAGCCATTTACAAGATTATCAATCACAGTTAACTAATATTCCCTGTTATCGCCTGTTTCCTCAAGATAGATTAGGTGCTGGTGCTTTTACTGTGCTATTTCAAAACACTGATGCAGGAGAACGTCAAGTGTTAAACATGGATGTATTGAATGATTTAGGGATTATTTTTCAAGAGGGTTCAGGTTTGTAA